The nucleotide sequence ATAAGCCAGCCAAGCAAATGCAGCGGCTTCGACATAATCAATATCTAAACCAAACTCGGTTGTGGTTGTAACGTTCCAGTTTGGCAGTAAATCGGCTAAGCGTTCCATTAGCAACGGATTTCTTGCCCCTCCACCACATACTAACAGAAGGCAAGGCAATTCAGTTTGAAGTGCGATTAATTCATTGGCGATGCTTTTTGCGGTAAATTCTGCTAAGGTGCGTTGCACATCTTCAGGTTTACAAGCGGTGAAATTTTCTAATTTTTTTGCAAGCCAAGTTAAATTAAACAGCTCTCGACCTGTACTTTTAGGCGGTGCTTTAGCAAAAAATGGCTCGTCTAATAATGAAGCTAATAACTCGTCATTCACTTCTCCACTTCTCGCCCACTCGCCGTTTTTGTCGTATCTTTTGCCTTGATGTTGCTCAATCCAGCTATCCATCAAGGTATTACCAGCTCCCACATCATAGCCAATAGTTGGGCTATTCGGTTTTAGCACTGAAATGTTACTAATACCACCAATGTTTAGTACCACCGTTAAACGATTAGCATCACTAAAAATTGCTTGATGAAAAGCCGGCACAAGCGGTGCCCCCTGCCCTCCAACTGCCATATCTTTACGACGAAAATCGGCAATGGTGGTGATGCCTGTTTTGGCTGCAACTAAATTCATATCACCAATTTGTGTTGTAAATGGATAAACGGAATCCGGAGAATGCCAAACCGTTTGCCCGTGGCAACCAATGGCTTGAATATGTTCTGCTGTTAGCTGATTTTTCGCTAAAAACGCATTAATGGTTTGTGCATAAAGCAAGCCTAAACGGTGGTCGATTTCCCCCAGCTTTTGGAGATTGGTTTCTCCCGTTTTAAGCAACGCAGAAATATCCGAACGTAATTCCTCCGGCATTGGAAAGAAATCACAAGCGATCATTTTGGGCGGATTTTTTGCAAAATCCATTAAAGCAATATCTACGCCATCAAGGCTCGTGCCGGACATTACGCCGATATAGTAACTTGGGCTATACTCATTCATCATAAAATTAAACATCTGCTTTACTCGTTACTTTTCTTTGCTTCGCCAAAGAAAAGTAACCAAAAGAAAGGCGACCCGAACTTCACCGCTTTTCTTCACTTAATTTGAATTGGCTTAACGACAAATTTACATTCGCTTC is from Mannheimia varigena and encodes:
- a CDS encoding anhydro-N-acetylmuramic acid kinase; translation: MFNFMMNEYSPSYYIGVMSGTSLDGVDIALMDFAKNPPKMIACDFFPMPEELRSDISALLKTGETNLQKLGEIDHRLGLLYAQTINAFLAKNQLTAEHIQAIGCHGQTVWHSPDSVYPFTTQIGDMNLVAAKTGITTIADFRRKDMAVGGQGAPLVPAFHQAIFSDANRLTVVLNIGGISNISVLKPNSPTIGYDVGAGNTLMDSWIEQHQGKRYDKNGEWARSGEVNDELLASLLDEPFFAKAPPKSTGRELFNLTWLAKKLENFTACKPEDVQRTLAEFTAKSIANELIALQTELPCLLLVCGGGARNPLLMERLADLLPNWNVTTTTEFGLDIDYVEAAAFAWLAYQRMHSLPSNMPSVTGAKKAVSLGVIYPAE